In Halarcobacter bivalviorum, a genomic segment contains:
- the nhaD gene encoding sodium:proton antiporter NhaD: MLKLLIVFFLSSITLFAAGGGSASGEVAADLTMTWVGFACLFIFVVGYYFVAAEEKYGIDKAKPALFIGTFMFILVALYYALNGLNMSLVHTQAQHLILEIAEIFFFLFVAMTYIESLIHMGVFDRLKYNLVSKGYSYKKMFWVTGFIAFFLSPIADNLTTALILSTVLITIEKTRKDFLVPGAINIVVAANAGGAWSPFGDITTLMAWTAGKGTFTDFLFLFPASVTGYLVTAFLLSKFVPEDKPSFDASKESKPEMAQGAKVVMGLGVFTIFCAVMSHQVLHLPAMWGMMFGLSLLKVYAYGLKRKFGTDHFNIFHSMAKIENNTLMFFFGILAAVGALYFIGWLGLAVVVYQPDVLGPTWANIGVGFLSAIVDNVPVMSAVLKANPTMGLDQWMLVTLTAGVGGSMISFGSAAGVGVMGKLHGIYTFGAHMKLAWTIVIGYFVSVAVWYLQYEILGFYHIA; the protein is encoded by the coding sequence ATGTTAAAACTGTTGATAGTATTTTTTCTGTCATCTATAACATTATTCGCTGCGGGTGGTGGTTCTGCCTCAGGAGAAGTTGCAGCTGATCTAACTATGACATGGGTTGGATTTGCGTGTTTGTTTATATTTGTTGTTGGTTATTATTTCGTTGCGGCGGAAGAAAAGTATGGTATCGATAAGGCTAAACCAGCTTTATTTATTGGTACATTTATGTTTATTTTAGTTGCGTTATATTATGCGTTAAATGGTTTAAATATGAGCTTAGTTCATACACAAGCGCAACACTTAATTTTAGAAATTGCTGAAATTTTCTTTTTCCTTTTTGTTGCAATGACTTATATTGAGTCATTAATTCATATGGGAGTTTTTGATAGATTAAAATATAACCTTGTTTCTAAAGGCTATAGTTATAAGAAGATGTTCTGGGTAACTGGATTTATCGCATTTTTCTTATCTCCAATTGCAGATAACTTAACTACTGCATTAATTCTTTCTACTGTATTAATTACAATTGAAAAAACAAGAAAAGATTTCTTAGTACCAGGTGCTATTAATATTGTTGTTGCAGCAAATGCTGGTGGTGCTTGGTCACCATTTGGAGATATTACAACTCTTATGGCTTGGACTGCAGGTAAAGGTACTTTCACAGACTTTTTATTCCTTTTCCCAGCATCAGTTACTGGATATTTAGTAACGGCATTTTTATTATCTAAATTTGTTCCTGAAGATAAACCATCTTTTGATGCTTCAAAAGAGTCTAAACCAGAGATGGCTCAAGGTGCAAAAGTAGTAATGGGACTTGGTGTATTTACAATTTTTTGTGCGGTAATGTCTCACCAAGTATTACATTTACCAGCTATGTGGGGTATGATGTTCGGTCTTTCTTTACTTAAAGTTTATGCTTATGGTTTAAAAAGAAAATTTGGAACAGATCACTTTAATATTTTCCACTCTATGGCAAAAATTGAAAATAATACATTAATGTTCTTCTTCGGTATTCTAGCAGCAGTTGGAGCATTATATTTTATTGGATGGTTAGGATTAGCAGTTGTAGTTTATCAACCAGATGTATTAGGTCCAACTTGGGCAAATATTGGTGTTGGTTTCTTATCTGCAATCGTTGATAACGTACCAGTTATGTCAGCAGTACTTAAAGCAAATCCTACAATGGGGCTTGACCAATGGATGCTTGTAACACTTACAGCAGGTGTTGGTGGTTCTATGATTTCATTTGGTTCAGCAGCAGGTGTTGGTGTTATGGGTAAATTACATGGTATTTATACTTTTGGTGCTCATATGAAACTTGCTTGGACTATTGTAATTGGATATTTTGTATCTGTTGCAGTATGGTATTTACAATACGAAATCTTAGGTTTTTATCACATAGCTTAA
- a CDS encoding cation diffusion facilitator family transporter, with protein MTPQRKATVVSSSVAAILTLIKLVVGIASGSVAVLASAIDSVLDMFVSIFNYFAISNSEKPADKHFNYGRGKIEALASVIEGTIICISGLFLLYQAIKKAINEETSQYLEISLIVMTISIVITVSLVIYLNRVAKETGSMVIKADALHYKTDVYTNAAVFISLILVNFTGIELIDVIVGGGISLFIIYSAYELIQDGILVLLDRAVDEEIVEKIIEIIKNEEKVNTHHLLKTREAGSQTFVEVHLVFDCLITLMDAHRVSDKIEDKIKNLDPKKDWIINIHMDPYDDFEINKER; from the coding sequence ATGACCCCACAAAGAAAAGCAACGGTTGTATCAAGTAGCGTTGCAGCAATTCTTACACTAATTAAATTAGTTGTAGGAATTGCAAGTGGTTCAGTTGCAGTACTTGCATCTGCCATTGACTCTGTACTTGATATGTTTGTATCTATTTTTAACTACTTTGCTATAAGCAACTCAGAGAAACCAGCCGATAAACATTTTAACTATGGAAGAGGAAAGATTGAAGCCTTAGCTTCTGTTATTGAAGGTACAATTATTTGTATCTCTGGTTTATTTCTACTTTATCAAGCAATTAAAAAAGCTATTAATGAAGAGACTTCTCAATATTTAGAAATCTCATTAATTGTAATGACTATTTCAATAGTAATCACAGTAAGTTTAGTTATTTACTTAAATCGTGTTGCCAAAGAGACTGGTAGTATGGTTATTAAAGCAGATGCCTTACACTATAAAACAGATGTTTATACTAATGCAGCTGTTTTTATCTCTCTTATTTTAGTTAACTTTACAGGAATTGAGTTAATTGATGTTATTGTAGGTGGAGGAATTTCACTTTTTATTATCTATTCTGCTTATGAGTTAATTCAAGATGGAATTTTAGTTTTACTTGATAGAGCAGTTGATGAAGAGATTGTAGAAAAGATAATTGAAATAATTAAAAATGAAGAAAAAGTAAATACTCATCATTTACTTAAAACAAGAGAGGCAGGAAGTCAAACTTTTGTAGAAGTTCATTTAGTATTTGATTGTTTAATTACTCTAATGGATGCACATAGAGTTTCTGATAAAATTGAAGACAAAATAAAAAATCTTGACCCTAAAAAAGATTGGATTATAAATATTCATATGGATCCATATGATGATTTTGAAATAAATAAAGAGAGATAA
- a CDS encoding FtsK/SpoIIIE domain-containing protein, giving the protein MTQLLSVGESVYGKSNLLNCLVYSILLNEEYIDYTYMIDLKEVELYIYSKLPYVKFIDNVEDILELLKEIKQIMNNRFKAMQETGDLLYQGKTLLVIIDEIGTISAYPKKIKDEIYNLMIEIFQKGRAAKIIFLVFALKIDSINLPSNVLANIQSKVLMKTKSDFNINNSIETKESIEDITRVKVTEFNRNRMILKDGITSQKSLIQVPYIDKETEKVYG; this is encoded by the coding sequence TTGACACAATTATTAAGTGTCGGGGAAAGTGTTTATGGAAAAAGTAATCTATTAAATTGCTTGGTATATTCAATACTTTTAAATGAGGAATATATAGACTATACATATATGATTGACCTAAAAGAAGTTGAACTATACATATACTCAAAACTTCCATATGTAAAGTTTATTGACAATGTTGAGGATATACTTGAACTATTAAAAGAGATAAAGCAGATAATGAACAATAGATTTAAAGCTATGCAAGAAACAGGAGATTTACTATATCAAGGTAAAACTTTACTTGTAATAATTGATGAGATAGGAACTATTAGTGCTTATCCAAAAAAGATTAAAGATGAAATCTATAACTTGATGATTGAAATATTTCAAAAAGGAAGAGCAGCCAAAATTATATTTTTAGTTTTTGCTCTAAAGATAGATTCGATTAATCTACCATCGAATGTGTTGGCAAATATCCAATCAAAAGTACTAATGAAAACTAAATCAGATTTTAATATCAACAATAGCATAGAAACTAAAGAGAGTATAGAAGATATTACAAGAGTTAAAGTTACAGAGTTTAACAGAAATCGAATGATTTTAAAAGATGGTATTACAAGCCAAAAAAGCTTAATACAAGTGCCATATATAGATAAAGAGACTGAAAAGGTCTATGGATAG
- a CDS encoding LA2681 family HEPN domain-containing protein, translated as MDFNKLQLIAEEIDKYAFSNDKNSLENKLIELEKLNFEDSSLQSITYYFIGNIWSSLRRINHIGENSNIWKIEQKELFNEIYYYRKSINEKGFDNLQLEYKLYIYTNLANAFSHYGRTINALKYYDKALSLFPNFEMALVNKAECLRSYSQLSYDWSHKEIFLKKSYDIYQVGAEVLYNILQEREDEYYSNILSNIMLDIFEIEEVLGKELLAQDYDLNSYPLRNYKNESEYREWVLKNTLFLNPMNDLGLNSIATHDPLHMPDMKIEIEVGFPKYITHFNQMKQEYITYRHLLFEGINSFTKKFYDKDTHIIDDYDYNLYDINIEKVKLAFKSFYSLFDKIAFFINDYFALGLDERKVDFRKVWYVKNDINSKFDNFENLALRGLFLISKDLFFNDKDKNSKEYIEVLEPNAKEINKIRNHLEHKFIMIKIFDVENFEKVKDRERCFYITDKDLIKKTIYLGQLLRESLIYLSFSVHRAEKNKYKNGKYLPINLNIIK; from the coding sequence ATGGACTTTAATAAATTACAATTGATAGCAGAAGAAATTGATAAATATGCTTTTTCAAATGATAAAAATAGTTTAGAAAATAAACTTATTGAACTTGAAAAACTTAATTTTGAAGATTCTTCTTTACAATCTATTACATATTACTTTATTGGTAATATTTGGTCTTCATTAAGAAGAATAAATCATATAGGAGAAAATAGTAATATTTGGAAAATTGAACAAAAAGAGCTTTTTAATGAAATATATTACTATAGAAAATCAATTAATGAAAAAGGTTTTGATAATTTACAACTTGAGTATAAATTATATATCTATACAAATTTAGCAAATGCCTTCAGTCATTATGGACGAACAATTAATGCTCTTAAATATTATGATAAAGCATTATCTTTATTTCCTAATTTTGAAATGGCTTTAGTTAATAAAGCAGAGTGTTTAAGAAGTTATTCACAACTAAGTTATGATTGGAGTCATAAAGAAATATTTCTTAAAAAATCTTATGATATATACCAAGTTGGAGCAGAGGTCTTATATAATATTTTACAAGAAAGAGAAGATGAATATTATTCAAACATACTGAGTAATATAATGCTTGATATATTTGAAATTGAAGAAGTTTTAGGAAAAGAACTTTTAGCGCAAGATTATGATTTAAATTCTTATCCTTTAAGAAACTATAAAAATGAAAGTGAATACAGAGAATGGGTTTTAAAGAATACTTTATTTTTAAATCCTATGAATGATTTAGGACTTAATAGTATTGCTACACATGACCCTCTTCATATGCCTGATATGAAAATAGAGATTGAAGTAGGTTTCCCGAAATATATAACACATTTTAATCAAATGAAACAAGAGTATATAACTTATCGTCATTTGTTATTTGAGGGAATAAATTCTTTTACAAAAAAATTCTATGATAAGGATACTCATATTATAGATGATTATGATTATAATTTATATGATATAAATATAGAAAAAGTTAAATTAGCATTTAAAAGTTTCTATTCACTATTTGATAAAATAGCTTTTTTTATAAATGATTATTTCGCTTTAGGTTTAGATGAAAGAAAAGTTGATTTTAGAAAAGTTTGGTATGTAAAAAACGATATTAATTCAAAATTTGATAACTTTGAAAACTTAGCACTAAGAGGACTTTTTCTTATTAGTAAAGATTTGTTCTTCAATGATAAAGATAAAAATTCAAAAGAGTATATTGAGGTGTTAGAACCTAATGCTAAAGAAATTAATAAAATACGAAATCATTTAGAACACAAATTTATAATGATTAAAATTTTTGATGTGGAGAACTTTGAAAAAGTAAAAGATAGAGAAAGATGTTTTTATATTACTGACAAAGATTTAATTAAAAAAACAATTTACTTAGGACAACTTTTACGAGAATCATTAATTTATCTTTCTTTTTCTGTTCATAGGGCTGAAAAGAATAAGTATAAAAATGGGAAATATTTGCCAATAAATCTAAATATAATTAAATAA
- a CDS encoding L-aspartate oxidase → MVYDYIIIGTGVAGLNAARLIPKDKKVLILCKKSPWDCNTFWAQGGVATAVDKDDIEPHIKDTLVAGVNQNNKEAVRVLSENSRACINDLISAGLEFDLNDKGQLAFTKEAAHSRSRILHADGDATGRMVHLFLLSQCNHEIRTNVVVNDFLIDDDICYGVQFFTSETDEEIAYAHTTIIASGGVGSIYKYHTNSTAIAGEIQGLCVEKGLKLKDMEMMQFHPTVVKGTHFARKPLLSEALRGEGAYIVDENDYRFLFDYHEDGELAPRDVVSRSIFDYHKKTGLGIYLSFDKFEKNFFIKRFPNIYANLKDLGFELPFEKVPISPAFHYAMGGIQTDIKAKVIGMKNLYAIGEAACNGIHGANRLASNSLLEGIVFSKIAVEETLKNDFKIDEKNYKKEIKKYIRNKQIDKKIKDSLRKLMWENAAIVRDRKALRLTLEKIDKFLEEDVGRLLHLRLLTAKSILKAAVEREVSIGAHFIKE, encoded by the coding sequence ATGGTATATGACTATATTATTATAGGTACAGGTGTTGCAGGATTAAATGCAGCAAGATTAATTCCAAAGGATAAAAAAGTATTAATACTTTGTAAAAAATCTCCTTGGGATTGTAATACTTTTTGGGCACAAGGTGGTGTCGCAACTGCAGTTGATAAAGATGATATAGAACCTCATATTAAAGATACTTTAGTTGCTGGTGTTAATCAAAATAATAAAGAAGCAGTAAGAGTTTTAAGTGAAAACTCGAGAGCTTGTATAAATGATTTGATTTCAGCAGGATTAGAGTTTGATTTAAATGATAAAGGACAATTAGCTTTTACAAAAGAAGCAGCTCATAGCAGAAGTAGAATTTTACATGCTGATGGAGATGCAACAGGTAGAATGGTTCATCTTTTTTTACTTTCACAATGTAACCATGAAATCAGAACAAATGTAGTAGTTAATGATTTTTTAATTGATGATGATATTTGTTATGGAGTTCAATTCTTTACTTCAGAAACTGATGAAGAAATAGCTTATGCTCATACTACAATTATTGCAAGTGGTGGTGTAGGCTCTATATATAAATATCATACTAACTCAACTGCAATAGCAGGAGAAATCCAAGGTTTATGTGTTGAAAAAGGTTTAAAACTAAAAGATATGGAAATGATGCAATTTCATCCTACAGTAGTAAAGGGTACACATTTTGCTAGAAAACCTCTATTGAGTGAAGCTTTACGAGGTGAGGGTGCTTATATTGTAGATGAAAATGATTATAGATTTTTATTTGATTACCATGAAGATGGAGAGTTAGCTCCTAGAGATGTGGTAAGCCGTTCTATTTTTGATTATCATAAAAAAACGGGATTAGGAATCTATTTATCTTTTGATAAATTTGAAAAGAATTTCTTTATAAAACGATTTCCAAATATCTATGCAAATTTAAAAGACTTAGGTTTTGAACTTCCTTTTGAAAAAGTGCCAATTTCTCCTGCCTTTCACTATGCAATGGGTGGAATTCAAACTGATATAAAAGCAAAAGTTATTGGAATGAAAAATCTTTATGCTATAGGTGAAGCAGCTTGCAATGGAATACATGGTGCAAATAGACTTGCTTCAAACTCTTTACTTGAAGGAATTGTTTTCTCAAAAATTGCTGTTGAAGAGACTTTAAAAAATGATTTTAAAATAGATGAGAAAAACTACAAAAAAGAGATAAAAAAGTATATAAGAAATAAACAAATAGACAAGAAAATAAAAGACTCTTTACGAAAACTAATGTGGGAAAATGCTGCAATTGTTAGAGATAGAAAGGCTTTACGACTTACTCTTGAAAAAATAGATAAATTTTTAGAAGAAGATGTGGGAAGACTGCTACATTTAAGGCTACTTACGGCAAAATCTATTTTAAAAGCTGCGGTTGAAAGGGAAGTCTCAATTGGAGCTCATTTTATTAAGGAGTAA
- a CDS encoding DUF721 domain-containing protein — protein MKKINEILSHLKNSPEFRKINTQKTIQDFIELLPATLKKGVKFAYIKADILYFVLTHPVYKMEFEYNKNLINTLLKKYPPIEVNELKFFVTNKREKKEEKKEEAPFFIERSHGIFTNYITDEKLRAKVEEIRAIIKNS, from the coding sequence ATGAAAAAAATTAACGAAATACTTAGTCATCTTAAGAATAGTCCTGAATTCAGAAAGATTAATACACAAAAAACAATTCAAGATTTTATTGAATTATTACCAGCCACCTTAAAAAAGGGTGTAAAATTTGCTTATATAAAAGCAGATATTTTATACTTTGTATTAACCCATCCTGTTTATAAAATGGAGTTTGAGTATAACAAGAATTTAATAAATACACTATTAAAAAAGTATCCACCTATTGAAGTAAATGAGTTAAAATTTTTCGTTACTAATAAAAGAGAAAAAAAAGAAGAAAAAAAAGAGGAAGCTCCTTTCTTTATAGAGCGTTCTCACGGTATTTTTACCAACTATATCACAGATGAAAAACTTCGTGCAAAAGTAGAAGAGATAAGAGCTATTATAAAAAACTCTTAA
- a CDS encoding AraC family transcriptional regulator encodes MDKFIYKNNQLGITALSAKMNKFSYKKHAHEEYALGVTLKGIQEYKLEGWSKASYANGIMLFNPEQVHDGRARDYEEGLEYVMLYINPKLFLEGLNKKEILTFSEPIVYKEKLKWDIINLSKAILNGKNEALTNELYLELVDNFASKDFFKEYKNENTLVKKAKEIIFYELDNVLYLEDIAKELSISKFEFIRLFKTNTGITPYQYFLNSKLIHAKKYLEITRDIYGAVVEFGFSDLSHFNRHFKRVYGLTPFQYISQL; translated from the coding sequence ATGGATAAGTTTATATATAAAAATAATCAACTGGGTATTACAGCTTTATCAGCAAAAATGAATAAATTTTCTTATAAAAAACATGCCCATGAAGAATATGCTTTAGGTGTTACTTTAAAAGGAATTCAAGAGTATAAATTAGAAGGTTGGTCAAAAGCTTCATATGCAAATGGAATAATGCTATTTAATCCAGAACAAGTACATGATGGAAGAGCAAGAGATTATGAAGAGGGTTTAGAGTATGTAATGCTTTATATAAATCCAAAGCTATTTTTAGAGGGCTTAAATAAAAAAGAGATATTGACTTTTTCTGAGCCAATTGTTTATAAAGAGAAATTAAAATGGGATATTATCAACTTATCTAAAGCTATTTTAAATGGAAAAAATGAAGCTCTAACAAATGAATTATATTTAGAACTAGTAGATAATTTTGCTTCAAAAGATTTTTTCAAAGAGTATAAAAATGAAAATACATTAGTAAAAAAAGCAAAAGAGATTATCTTTTACGAACTTGATAATGTTTTATATCTTGAAGATATTGCAAAAGAATTAAGTATTTCAAAATTCGAGTTTATAAGACTTTTTAAGACAAATACAGGAATTACACCTTATCAATATTTTCTAAATTCAAAGTTAATTCATGCAAAAAAGTATTTAGAGATTACAAGGGATATTTACGGGGCAGTTGTTGAGTTTGGTTTTAGTGATTTATCTCATTTTAATAGACATTTTAAAAGAGTTTATGGATTAACACCTTTTCAGTATATTTCACAACTTTAA
- a CDS encoding M48 family metallopeptidase: MIEEFKVKINQEIYNVTIRKKISNKHVYLRLKDKNLLEISSYKYFSKIDALDLINRQKEWIVKRREYFFNKEKNNNSYLLYGKRYLKNNLDDKELELYYKEEAKKIIPKLVDEFAKKMNLFPTSIKYRKNKRTWGSCNYRNGLNFNILLIQFPIEVIEYVVIHELAHIKHKNHSKSFWNLVEKYCQDYKQREKLLKSFL; this comes from the coding sequence GTGATAGAAGAGTTTAAAGTTAAAATAAATCAAGAAATATATAATGTAACTATAAGAAAGAAAATATCTAATAAACACGTATATTTAAGGCTTAAAGATAAAAACTTATTGGAAATATCTTCATATAAATATTTTTCAAAAATTGATGCTCTTGATTTAATAAATAGACAAAAAGAGTGGATAGTTAAAAGAAGAGAATACTTTTTTAATAAAGAAAAAAATAATAATAGTTATTTATTATATGGAAAAAGATATTTAAAAAATAATTTAGATGATAAAGAGTTGGAGTTATATTATAAAGAAGAAGCCAAGAAAATAATCCCCAAATTAGTAGATGAATTTGCAAAAAAAATGAATCTTTTCCCAACCTCTATTAAATATAGAAAAAATAAGAGAACTTGGGGTTCTTGCAACTATAGAAATGGACTTAACTTTAATATCTTACTTATTCAGTTTCCCATTGAAGTAATAGAATATGTTGTAATCCATGAACTTGCTCATATAAAACATAAAAATCATTCAAAAAGTTTTTGGAATTTGGTTGAAAAATATTGTCAAGATTATAAGCAAAGAGAAAAATTACTTAAGAGTTTTTTATAA
- a CDS encoding SDR family NAD(P)-dependent oxidoreductase: MNLSNKTILITGANGGLGSALVKYAQNLNAKKIYCTARNIKSLDHLKNQENIEILELDITNKISVENFSMQIQNIDVVINNAGFNSNQVLNDNIKTDFEVNVFGTLNICESLKNKINKGGSLVNITSILALINLPIMALYCASKSALHSITQALRAELANKEVYVHEILPGPIDTAMTKGQEMPKTSPEEIAKAIFEGIENKEEEIFPDNFSKDIYKKLLTNPKALEKEFALSVKQ; this comes from the coding sequence ATGAATTTATCTAATAAAACTATTTTAATAACTGGTGCAAATGGTGGGTTAGGAAGCGCACTTGTTAAATATGCACAGAACTTAAATGCAAAAAAGATATATTGTACAGCAAGAAATATCAAAAGTTTAGATCACTTAAAAAATCAAGAAAACATAGAGATTTTAGAACTTGATATTACAAATAAAATTTCTGTTGAAAACTTTTCAATGCAAATTCAAAATATTGATGTTGTGATAAATAATGCAGGATTTAATAGTAATCAAGTTTTGAATGACAATATAAAAACTGATTTTGAAGTAAATGTTTTTGGTACCTTAAATATTTGTGAATCTTTAAAAAACAAGATAAATAAAGGTGGTTCATTAGTTAATATCACTTCTATTTTAGCCTTAATTAATCTTCCTATTATGGCTTTATATTGTGCTTCTAAAAGTGCTTTACACTCAATAACACAAGCTTTAAGAGCTGAACTAGCTAATAAAGAAGTTTATGTTCATGAAATACTTCCTGGTCCTATTGATACAGCTATGACAAAGGGTCAAGAAATGCCAAAAACTTCTCCAGAAGAGATTGCAAAAGCAATTTTTGAAGGAATAGAAAATAAAGAAGAAGAGATTTTTCCAGATAATTTTTCAAAAGATATATACAAAAAACTGCTAACTAACCCAAAAGCTTTAGAAAAAGAGTTTGCTTTAAGTGTAAAACAATAA
- a CDS encoding pyridoxal phosphate-dependent aminotransferase, whose amino-acid sequence MKIASRMENLSPSVTMAITALARELKAQGKDILSFSAGEPDFDTPEVIKQAAIQAIKDGHTKYTAVEGTIQTKKAIIKKLKTDHGLNYELDEIIVSNGAKHSLFNLFQCLIEEGDEVIIPAPYWVTYPEQVKFSDGVPVFIETDDSTEFKITAEQLKAAITPKTKVLLLNTPSNPTGSVYTKEELLSLAEVLKDTDILVFSDEMYEKIMYDGENFTAVASVSEDMFQRTVTINGISKAVAMTGWRYGYVASPNKALIKAMTKLQGQVTSNVNSITLEAAVAALDGSADADIETMRVEFEKRRNVAVESFNAINGISCVVPKGAFYLFVNIKEIGGDSMKFSADLLEKEGVAVVPGLAFGTEGYFRFSFATDLPTIEEGIRRIRKFVEENFA is encoded by the coding sequence ATGAAAATTGCAAGTAGAATGGAAAACCTATCGCCATCAGTTACAATGGCAATTACAGCTTTAGCAAGAGAGTTAAAAGCACAAGGTAAAGACATTTTAAGTTTTAGTGCAGGTGAGCCAGACTTTGACACACCTGAAGTTATCAAACAAGCAGCAATCCAAGCTATAAAAGATGGACATACTAAATACACAGCTGTAGAAGGTACCATTCAAACGAAGAAAGCAATTATCAAGAAGTTAAAAACTGATCACGGATTAAACTATGAGTTAGATGAAATCATTGTATCAAATGGTGCAAAACACTCATTATTTAATCTATTTCAATGTCTAATTGAAGAAGGTGATGAAGTAATTATTCCTGCTCCTTACTGGGTAACATATCCAGAGCAAGTAAAATTCTCTGATGGTGTTCCTGTTTTTATTGAAACAGATGATTCAACAGAATTTAAAATTACTGCTGAACAATTAAAAGCAGCAATTACACCAAAAACAAAAGTTTTACTTTTAAATACTCCATCAAACCCAACAGGTTCTGTTTATACAAAAGAAGAACTTCTTTCGTTAGCTGAAGTATTAAAAGATACTGATATTTTAGTATTTTCAGATGAAATGTATGAAAAAATCATGTATGATGGAGAAAACTTCACTGCTGTTGCATCTGTAAGTGAAGATATGTTCCAAAGAACTGTTACTATCAATGGAATTAGTAAAGCAGTTGCTATGACTGGTTGGAGATATGGTTATGTGGCAAGTCCAAATAAAGCTTTAATTAAAGCTATGACTAAACTACAAGGTCAAGTTACTTCAAATGTAAACTCTATCACTTTAGAAGCTGCTGTAGCTGCTTTAGATGGAAGTGCTGATGCAGATATTGAGACTATGAGAGTTGAGTTTGAAAAAAGAAGAAATGTTGCTGTTGAATCTTTCAATGCAATAAATGGAATCTCTTGTGTTGTACCAAAAGGTGCATTCTACCTTTTTGTAAATATCAAAGAAATTGGTGGAGACTCTATGAAATTTTCTGCTGACCTTTTAGAGAAAGAAGGTGTAGCAGTTGTTCCTGGTCTTGCATTTGGAACGGAAGGTTATTTTAGATTCTCTTTTGCTACTGACTTACCTACAATTGAAGAAGGTATTAGAAGAATTAGAAAATTTGTAGAAGAGAATTTCGCATAA